The Helicoverpa armigera isolate CAAS_96S chromosome 23, ASM3070526v1, whole genome shotgun sequence genomic sequence catcgataaaaatataaataaaattgtttctagTCGTTATTTATTAAGAGTTACAACAATTTTCTATATGTAggaaagttaagtttattttttaagacatacttcaacaatttattttataaagttacCTAGGCAGAAGCGATTTCTGTTACATaaacgtgttataaaagttgtgtcaaagtaaatatttttataggtaagtatgtattaataacaataaataaacgtaaaagTACATAGAGAGTCGTCGACAGTCCTAATGttatttacctttaaataaaaatatagtataaaaaaatagttattgcGATTTTGTCAATCgttttgtacttaattaaattattatacatatgtaataaatgcaataaaaatacgcaatttgaaataaataaagcctgcaaaaatattgatgaaataTGTCTTAAAAAGATATGcttaaataatactttacaaaaaagttaatttttatatatttaagtaggtacaattcaatacatataatttactGACTAGAATCTCTTAACTGTGAAAACAACGCTAAAATAAGCCTCATTATTTATTGGCATTAATTCTTAATTCAATAGGATATGTTAAGTCTTTCCCAAGAAATAGGTAGCATTTAATgtgtattattatataatagtttttgtaataatcaATAATTTTTAAAGACACTTAGTTTGGCATATCCATTTCCAGGCTGGactctgaaaaagaaaaaaaacacgttaaaatattacaaattaaaccttataaaataaaagtacacaTAATATTAATGATTAGTACAATGATACATACACAAGGCTTCTTTCTGACATTCGATGGTTTGTCTTTGGAAgatctatggctgagatgatgatggatgatgatgaaggtGATGAAAAAaagaagatttaattaaaagatgATTCGATACCTACTAAAGTATTAGTGAGATCAAGTAAGTAAGTGATTATGTAGCTAAATTCGCAATAGTGGACAGTGCTAGCTTGATTACTGTCCAAAGTTTTCTTGATAACTGGagaatagtaataaaatagaaatgatTTGAAAGTTATACCAGCATTTCGATACTCAagaataagtaagtaggtaatttgttAATGGACGAGGTCATAGTAAACTTAATATAAGTCGGTAATTTGTTAGTAAGTAAGTTTTCAGCgcgaaaatatatatttagtaCCTTTTCGCTAACCTGCGTGACGCTATAGATGACAACATATCTGAAAATTAATGAATGGCAATGACAATGAATGATATGATTCCCTAGAACTTAACATACCTATTAGATTTTAGATAGACatttggtaagtattttttatccaCATGTGCGACCTTTAACTGTCgatattgtcttttttttttttattgaaacgtgCATTCGTCGATTTGGCAATCCATAGAAACAGAACGAGAATGTAGCTGATACACTGCCACACATGTAGGACCTTTcattaaatattgataacaaACAAGCGAGTTATTACACTAAAAACTCACCATCAGTCCACTTCTTGCCTCGCATACCGAAGAAGCCCATCTGAGCCTTTCTCTTAGGCAGGGGTCCGTTCTGGTCCACCAAAAACTTAATTTCATGCGGGCCGCTGTTTTTCACGTCCTTTTTGCCCCTCACACCGATGAATTTGCCTCGAAAGGTCAGGTCATAAGGTCGCTTGTTGTTCAAGGATTTCTTTCCACGGACTCCGTAAAACTGATGCATGTTCGCAGCTCGCTTCTCGATATCATTAGAACCAGGGTCGGCTTCAGACATCATGCTGTCTGATAACATGTCCGTCTTCCCGAGATTGACTTGAGACAAGTAATGCATCAGCAGTTCGTTGAGTAAGGGAAAGTCGGGGTCATTTGTAGTTGGTTCATTCGAGGAGTAGTCTATCTGGCCGATTAGAGAGCCGTCTCTTTTCAGCATCTCGGTGCTTGAGATGTCTGGGAAATTCAAGTCTTTTTTGCCTCTCATTCCCATGAAGCCCATTGGTGCTCTCTTGTAGTATGCCTCGGGTGTCTCGAGGATGTCATGAAGGCTCTTTTTGCCTTTTACGCCGACGAAGAATTGAGGTCTTCGCTTGTAGAACTGTTCGGTGCCGTCTTCTTCGAAGTATTTTTTG encodes the following:
- the LOC110374055 gene encoding tachykinins isoform X1, with the translated sequence MGAPRACLIFITLHLVSYVYAQEVSKRVPQGFLGMRGKKYFEEDGTEQFYKRRPQFFVGVKGKKSLHDILETPEAYYKRAPMGFMGMRGKKDLNFPDISSTEMLKRDGSLIGQIDYSSNEPTTNDPDFPLLNELLMHYLSQVNLGKTDMLSDSMMSEADPGSNDIEKRAANMHQFYGVRGKKSLNNKRPYDLTFRGKFIGVRGKKDVKNSGPHEIKFLVDQNGPLPKRKAQMGFFGMRGKKWTDAIDLPKTNHRMSERSLVVQPGNGYAKLSVFKNY
- the LOC110374055 gene encoding tachykinins isoform X2 produces the protein MGAPRACLIFITLHLVSYVYAQEVSKRVPQGFLGMRGKKYFEEDGTEQFYKRRPQFFVGVKGKKSLHDILETPEAYYKRAPMGFMGMRGKKDLNFPDISSTEMLKRDGSLIGQIDYSSNEPTTNDPDFPLLNELLMHYLSQVNLGKTDMLSDSMMSEADPGSNDIEKRAANMHQFYGVRGKKSLNNKRPYDLTFRGKFIGVRGKKDVKNSGPHEIKFLVDQNGPLPKRKAQMGFFGMRGKKWTDESSLEMDMPN